A genomic window from Silene latifolia isolate original U9 population chromosome 11, ASM4854445v1, whole genome shotgun sequence includes:
- the LOC141614757 gene encoding uncharacterized protein LOC141614757: MPDHDTSENSSPFDYYDDPLYLSTSDQPSATLSSFLFEGHDFLGWKREVLMALAAKNKDGMIDGLCPCPPSTDKRHKQWKRCDFMVMRWISNSLDKSLKENFKFVTSSRELWNELIERFGQSNALEVYQLTKDLGAISQENLSLVEYYSKIKNLWETLDSLDPLPVCSCGKISLCSCALMKKVIERENNAKII; this comes from the coding sequence ATGCCTGATCATGATACTTCTGAAAATTCATCACCCTTTGATTATTATGATGACCCACTTTATCTTTCTACAAGTGATCAACCTTCAGCAACTTTATCGTCTTTCCTTTTTGAGGGTCATGATTTTTTGGGGTGGAAAAGAGAAGTTCTTATGGCATTAGCTGCCAAGAACAAAGATGGTATGATTGATGGTTTATGTCCATGTCCTCCCTCTACTGATAAACGTCATAAACAGTGGAAGAGATGTGATTTTATGGTCATGAGATGGATTTCTAATTCATTGGACAAAAGTTTAAAGGAAAATTTTAAATTTGTTACATCATCTAGAGAATTGTGGAATGAACTGATTGAAAGATTTGGACAATCCAATGCTTTGGAGGTTTATCAGTTAACTAAGGATTTGGGGGCAATCTCTCAAGAAAATCTGTCTCTTGTTGAATATTACAGCAAGATTAAAAATCTTTGGGAGACACTTGATTCCCTTGATCCACTACCTGTTTGTTCTTGTGGGAAAATTTCACTTTGTTCGTGTGCTTTGATGAAGAAAGTGATAGAACGAGAGAATAATGCCAAAATAATTTAA